From Mucilaginibacter rubeus, a single genomic window includes:
- a CDS encoding RNA polymerase sigma factor, with the protein MNDFTRLTEEDLLGLLQQDKLSAFREIYQRYWKKLYGDAYKRLKNKELCEEVVQEIFSNLWHKRHTLQINTTIGGYLHLAVLNQVVDQYRKQSIRAKHTEALKLLSTETDTGTEDAIMLRDLTHTLETEISHLPDKCRSVFELSRKEYKTNKEIAQLLGISEKTVENQITKAIKRLRLSMSHHLLITIATLLHKFF; encoded by the coding sequence ATGAACGATTTTACCAGGCTGACTGAGGAGGATTTGTTGGGATTGCTGCAGCAGGATAAGCTTAGTGCGTTCAGAGAGATTTACCAGCGCTATTGGAAAAAACTGTACGGTGATGCCTACAAGCGCCTGAAAAACAAGGAGCTGTGCGAGGAAGTTGTCCAGGAAATATTTTCAAACCTTTGGCATAAAAGGCATACGCTGCAAATTAATACTACTATTGGCGGTTACCTGCACCTGGCGGTTTTAAATCAGGTGGTTGATCAGTACCGCAAACAAAGCATCCGCGCCAAACACACCGAGGCGCTTAAATTATTAAGTACCGAGACCGATACCGGAACCGAAGACGCGATCATGCTGCGTGATCTTACCCATACCCTCGAAACCGAAATCAGCCACCTGCCCGATAAGTGCCGTTCAGTCTTTGAGTTGAGCCGTAAAGAGTATAAAACTAATAAGGAAATAGCTCAATTGCTTGGCATATCAGAAAAAACTGTTGAAAACCAGATTACTAAGGCTATTAAACGATTACGCTTAAGCATGAGCCATCACTTGCTTATCACTATAGCCACACTTCTGCATAAATTTTTTTAA
- a CDS encoding AGE family epimerase/isomerase, whose protein sequence is MKLKISLLATLIGTSTIAFAQNHKSEKHKIAQEMQKSMVDELLKPWYPAAIDTADGGFLSAFTYDFKPTENQDKMIVTQARHVWSNSKAAELFPSKKYYIEGARHGYEFLRDKLWDKQYGGFYIFTDKQGSPKQGGFAPKEAYGNSFAIYALAAYYQASGDTSALNLAKQCFWWLEKHAHDPVYKGYYQHMERDGTPIVRDASIKSTAETGYKDQNSSIHLLESFTELYGVWPDALLKTRLKEMLLLVRDKITNDKGNLILFFQPDWTPVSFRDSSLAVYKQHHSLDHISYGHNVETAYLMLEASHALGLEDDAKTLAIGKKMVDDALEHGWDNKVGGFYDEGYYFKDKPGVTITEDTKNWWAQAEGLNTLLIMAAKYPADKHQYFDQFKTLWQYTQTYLIDHEHGDWYQGGIDKQPQYKTALKGQIWKGTYHTFRALMNCVMQLDPDKMPPTAPKQVKLINGVLKWQVSTDNKRILGYNIYSNGKRIGFTPLNYFVAGKNGKLSVRAVDLAGNSSALAKAL, encoded by the coding sequence ATGAAATTGAAGATCAGTTTGCTTGCAACTTTGATAGGCACTTCAACTATAGCATTTGCACAAAATCACAAGAGCGAAAAGCATAAGATAGCCCAAGAAATGCAAAAATCGATGGTAGATGAGTTGCTTAAACCCTGGTATCCGGCTGCTATTGATACTGCCGATGGTGGGTTTTTAAGTGCATTTACCTATGATTTTAAACCAACCGAAAACCAGGATAAAATGATTGTGACCCAGGCACGCCACGTTTGGAGCAACAGTAAAGCTGCTGAGCTTTTCCCCAGTAAAAAATATTACATAGAGGGTGCACGCCATGGCTACGAGTTTTTGCGGGATAAACTTTGGGATAAGCAATATGGTGGCTTTTATATTTTTACCGATAAACAAGGGAGCCCTAAGCAAGGTGGTTTCGCACCTAAAGAAGCTTATGGTAATTCCTTTGCTATTTACGCGCTTGCGGCGTATTACCAGGCATCTGGCGATACCAGCGCCTTAAACCTGGCTAAGCAATGTTTTTGGTGGCTGGAAAAGCATGCGCACGACCCGGTTTATAAAGGATATTATCAGCACATGGAGCGTGACGGAACGCCCATAGTGAGGGACGCAAGCATAAAATCAACTGCTGAAACGGGGTATAAAGATCAAAACTCATCTATCCACCTGCTGGAATCGTTTACCGAACTGTACGGCGTATGGCCTGATGCACTGCTCAAAACCCGTTTGAAAGAAATGCTGCTACTGGTGCGCGATAAGATCACCAACGACAAGGGTAACCTCATACTTTTTTTTCAGCCGGACTGGACACCAGTATCTTTTCGTGATTCGAGTTTGGCGGTTTATAAACAACATCATAGCCTCGACCATATCTCGTACGGTCACAACGTAGAGACGGCTTACCTCATGCTCGAAGCATCTCATGCCCTGGGTTTGGAGGATGATGCCAAAACATTAGCGATAGGTAAAAAAATGGTTGACGATGCCCTGGAGCACGGCTGGGACAATAAAGTGGGCGGCTTTTATGATGAAGGCTATTATTTTAAAGATAAACCAGGCGTTACCATTACCGAGGATACCAAAAATTGGTGGGCCCAGGCCGAAGGTTTAAACACCCTGCTTATTATGGCCGCTAAGTATCCTGCCGATAAGCACCAATACTTTGATCAATTTAAAACCCTTTGGCAATACACCCAAACCTATCTGATAGATCATGAACACGGCGACTGGTACCAGGGCGGCATAGATAAGCAACCTCAATATAAAACAGCCCTCAAAGGCCAGATCTGGAAAGGGACTTATCACACTTTCCGAGCCTTGATGAACTGTGTGATGCAGCTCGACCCTGATAAAATGCCACCGACAGCCCCAAAGCAGGTTAAGTTGATAAATGGCGTTTTGAAGTGGCAGGTATCTACGGATAATAAACGGATACTGGGTTATAACATTTACAGCAATGGCAAAAGGATAGGGTTTACACCACTTAACTACTTTGTGGCAGGTAAAAATGGTAAATTGAGTGTGAGGGCGGTGGATTTGGCAGGGAATAGTTCGGCACTGGCTAAAGCTTTATGA